The following are from one region of the Fusarium keratoplasticum isolate Fu6.1 chromosome 4, whole genome shotgun sequence genome:
- a CDS encoding TRUD domain-containing protein has product MADQTHYATRGSASYTRSIGISQRVTPLAIPWTGEMRTRFSDFQVNEIKEDGSVLHLQHIGIPDEEAPVQETKQETKTETSNGDSKKEETKENSEKQASENTEAKPAAQPEQTYDVSPEDVATLETLTDQRFTQELVELYKAGPGADHEKKKSVTSEPMDDRPKRGQVHQEIRRIFRSRIDTNTTDLGAIVATFIPPRKGNNKKRSRAPRGSREEKPAGEYLHFTLFKENRDTMDAVNQIARFLKVKPQVIGYAGTKDRRASTVQRCSVRYMRPRNLHGINGRLWGVSTGDYEYSDKPIYLGQLLGNEFVIAIKSCQMVGQADESIEQQVEKLKKNVEPALAHMAEHGWINYFGHQRFGTHDIGTHQVGQMILGDKYEEAVKALLHYDEEIANKAEAGEIPEEPSKRDEYLRNQACMLFLTDKDVDRAIKIMPRRFSAENSIFRHLNRQGAQSRRDFIGSLVHITRGLRSMYLHAYQSYVWNHAASRRWELHGTKVITGDLIIAPTENTPLVSGQDQDGDDIVNPVDDDDDAPVRARPLTAEEAASGKYTIFDIVLPTPGYDVVYPDNDMGTFYEEFMGRPENGGLDPHKMRRMRREFSLPGRYRKIMNRFLGTPSVEVRAYSDDTEQMHPTDVDVIKAAKGANRKRSREDADSESAAKKTKVEGESSASTDVEMKGTDAEEGKVESAHTAEDAAEKAPAAQQPMKLAAVVKFQLGRSAYATIALRELMGDPPEETTTEA; this is encoded by the exons ATGGCGGACCAAACTCACTATGCTACGCGCGGAAGTGCCTCTTACACCAGGTCCATCGGCATCAGCCAGCGGGTGACTCCTCTGGCCATACCGTGGACCGGTGAGATGCGCACGAG GTTCTCAGACTTTCAAGTgaacgagatcaaggaggatggTTCtgttcttcatcttcagcatATTGGTATACctgacgaggaggctccC GTTCAAGAGACAAAACAGGAGACCAAGACAGAGACATCAAACGGAGACTCgaagaaagaggagaccaaggagaatTCTGAGAAGCAGGCTAGCGAAAACACAGAAGCCAAGCCCGCCGCGCAACCTGAGCAGACCTACGATGTCTCGCCTGAAGACGTGGCCACTCTTGAAACTCTAACCGATCAGCGCTTTACGCAGGAGCTCGTGGAGCTATACAAGGCCGGCCCAGGCGCTGAtcacgagaagaagaagtctgTTACCTCGGAACCTATGGACGATAGGCCCAAGCGTGGCCAAGTACACCAGGAGATCCGTCGCATCTTCAGGTCTCGGATAGACACCAACACGACTGACCTGGGCGCCATTGTCGCAACGTTTATCCCTCCACGCAAGGgcaacaacaagaagcgCAGCCGTGCCCCTCGGGGCAGCcgcgaggagaagcccgccgGCGAGTACCTGCACTTCACCTTGTTCAAGGAGAACCGCGACACCATGGACGCCGTCAACCAGATTGCCCGgttcctcaaggtcaagccccAGGTCATTGGATACGCCGGCACAAAGGATCGCAGAGCTTCGACGGTGCAGCGATGCTCTGTGCGCTACATGCGGCCCAGAAACCTCCACGGTATCAACGGACGACTCTGGGGTGTGTCGACTGGAGATTATGAATACAGCGACAAGCCGATCTACCTGGGCCAGCTTCTCGGAAACGAATTTGTCATTGCCATCAAGAGCTGCCAAATGGTCGGCCAAGCCGATGAGTCTATTGAGCAGCAAGTTGAGAAATTGAAGAAGAATGTCGAGCCCGCGCTCGCTCACATGGCTGAGCACGGCTGGATCAACTACTTTGGTCACCAGCGCTTCGGAACCCATGATATCGGCACACACCAGGTTGGACAGATGATCCTGGGCGACAAGTACgaagaggccgtcaaggcgCTTCTTCACTACGACGAGGAGATCGCAAACAAGGCAGAGGCAGGGGAGATCCCCGAGGAGCCCTCCAAAAGGGACGAATACCTCCGGAATCAGGCCTGCATGCTCTTCCTCACGGACAAGGACGTGGATAGAGCCATCAAGATCATGCCTCGTCGCTTCTCGGCTGAGAACAGCATCTTTAGACACCTGAACCGACAGGGTGCTCAGTCGCGGCGCGACTTTATCGGCTCCCTTGTCCACATCACCCGCGGCCTCCGTTCCATGTACCTCCACGCCTACCAGTCCTACGTCTGGAACCACGCTGCCAGCCGTCGTTGGGAGCTCCACGGCACCAAGGTCATCACTGGCGACCTCATCATCGCGCCGACCGAGAACACGCCCCTCGTTAGCGGACAGGACCAGGACGGCGACGACATTGTGAACCCagtcgacgatgatgacgacgctCCTGTGCGCGCCCGCCCTCTCACCGCCGAAGAAGCCGCCAGCGGCAAGTACACCATCTTTGACATTGTCCTCCCTACCCCTGGATACGACGTCGTGTACCCCGACAACGACATGGGCACCTTCTACGAAGAGTTCATGGGCCGCCCCGAGAACGGCGGCCTCGACCCGCACAAGATGCGCCGCATGCGCCGCGAGTTCAGCCTGCCCGGCCGGTACCGCAAGATCATGAACCGCTTCCTCGGGACGCCCTCGGTCGAGGTGCGCGCCTACTCGGACGACACGGAGCAGATGCATCCCACCGACGTGGAcgtcatcaaggctgccaagggtgCCAACAGGAAGCGCTCTCGTGAGGATGCCGACTCTGAGTCggccgccaagaagaccaaggttGAGGGCGAGTCATCGGCGTCTACGGACGTTGAGATGAAGGGTACGGACGCGGAAGAGGGCAAGGTAGAAAGTGCCCATACCGCTGAGGATGCTGCTGAGAAGGCTCCCGCCGCCCAGCAACCCATGAAGCTTGCTGCAGTTGTCAAGTTCCAGCTGGGACGTAGTGCTTATGCTACCATCGCGTTACGAGAACTCATGGGTGATCCCCCGGAGGAGACAACTACAGAGGCATAG